The nucleotide window TGGCGCCCAGCCGCGAGAAAGCCCAGCGGCTGATTCTGGCGGGACAGGTGCGGGTGGGGGGGCACAAGGCCGCCAAACCAAGCCAGCCGGTCAGGGAAAACGACGTGGTGGAGGTGGTCGAACGGGAGAAATATGTCAGCCGTGGCGGCCTTAAATTAGAACATGCCCTCCATTATTTTGGCGTGGAGGTGGCGGGCAGGGTGGCGGTGGATTTGGGGGCAAGCACGGGCGGCTTCACTGATTGCCTGTTGCAACACGGCGCGGCGCGGGTGTACGCGGTGGACGTGGGGACGGGTCAGTTGGCCTGGAAGCTGCGGCAGGATGCGCGGGTGGTGGTGCGGGAAGGCACCAATGCGCGTTATTTGCAGCCCGCAGATTTGGGGCCTGAGTTTGCGGGGGCGGACCTGGTGGTTATTGATTGCTCGTTCATCTCCCTGCGCAAGATCCTGCCTGCCGCCGTGCGCGTGGCGCGGGCCGGGGCCGGCATTCTGGCCCTGGTCAAACCGCAGTTTGAGGCGGGCAAGGCCGAGGCCGATCGCGGCGCCGGCGTCATCCGTGATCCCGCCATTCACGAGCGCGTGTTGCGGGAGCTGGCGGATTTCGTGGCAGGCCAGGGTAATTTGCGCTGGCGGGGGCTTACGGAGTCCCCTATTCTGGGGCCCGCAGGCAATAAAGAGTTTTGGGTGTGGCTTGAAAACGAATCCGCACAAAATCCAACGGGTGGGGCTGCTGGCCAACCCGGATAAACCCAACTGCCGCGCGGTGTTGCACAAGGCCGAACGCTGGCTGCGGCAGGCGGGACGCGAGGTGTTGACGGAGAGCGGCACCCGGCGGCTGGCGCGGCTGCACGGGGAATGTGTGCCCACCCCGGCCGAGCTGGCTCACGCCTGTGATCTGCTGCTGGTTTTTGGCGGGGACGGCACCATGTTGCGGGCGGCGCGGGACGTGGGCGGCGCGCCGACGCCGATTCTGGGGGTGAATGTCGGCGGCCTGGGCTTTCTCACCACCGTTTCTTCCCAGGGCCTGGAGGCGGCGCTGGAGCGGGTGCTGGCCGGGGAGTTTGATCTGGATGTGCGTCCGCTCATCAAAGCCACGGCGATGCACGAGGGGCGGCCGGTGGCCTACCGGGCGCTCAATGATTTTGTGATCAGCCGAAGCGGCGGCTCACGGCTGGTGGAGCTGGAGGTGTATGTGAACGGCGAGGAGCTGACGCGCTACCGTTGTGACGGACTGGTCATCAGCTCGCCCACCGGCTCCACGGCCTACTCGCTGGCGGCAGGGGGCGCGATCGTGCATCCGGCCGCCCAGGCGTTTGCCTTGACGCCCATCTGCCCGCACACGCTTTCCAACCGCTCCGTGATCCTGAGCCTGCATGATGTCATCAAGGTGGTGTCGCTCACCGCCCTGCCGCAGGTGATGCTGGCGGCCGATGGGGAGCCGGCGCTGACCCTGCCGGTGGGCGCGGCGGTGGAAATCACCCGCAGCCGGCGCAGTGTGCGACTGGTGCGGTTGCACGGGGCCAATTTTTTCAACACGCTGCGCTGCAAACTGGGTTGGAGCGGCGCGCACGTCTGAGGTACACTTGCGGCATGGTACGCTTGAAAGACATAGCTGCCCGGGCGGGGGTGACGGTGATGACCGTCTCGAAGGTGATGCACGACGCGCCGGATGTTTCCGCCGCCACCAAGGCGCGGATTCGGGCCCTGGCCGAGGAGATGGGGTACATGCCCAACGCCATGGCGCGGGGCTTGCGCAGCCGCCGTACCCGGCTGTTGGGGGTGGTCATTTCGGCGGTGACCAATCCGATGTTTGGACGGGTGCTGCTGGCCTTGGAAGAACAGGCCCATGCGCATGGTTATGATTTACTGCTGGCCCATACGTTAAACGATCCCGCGCGGGAGGAGCAGGTGATTCGCCGCATGTTGTCCCGGCATGTGGAGGGGCTGCTCATCAGCCCGGTGTACCGCTTGCAACCCACGGCCCCCATCTACGAGGAGCTGCGCCGGCGCAACGTAAAAACCGTGTTGCTGGGACATCGCGCCCCCTTCTGTGAGCACCTGGTGGCGGTCGAGACGGCGGACTTTGAGGCCAGCCGGCAGTTGACGGCGCATCTGCTGGAGCTGGGGCATCGCCGCATTGCCTACCTGGCCGGGCCGGTGATTTCGCCCGGCAATCGCGAGCGTCTGGAGGGGCACCGGACGGCCTTGCGCGAGGCGGGCATTGAACCGGATGATCGGCTGGTGTTTCACGCCGGGGCCACAATCGAGGAGGGGGAGCAGGCCGCCGCACAACTGGCCCAGGAGGCGGTGCGGCCCACCGCTTTGATGGCAGTGAATGATCTGGTGGCCATTGGTGCGGCCCGGTTTCTCCTGAGTCAGGGCTGGCAAATCCCGCAGGACATTTCGGTGGCCGGCTTTGGCAATGTGCTGCTGGCGGAGCATTTCCGCGTGCCCTTGACGACCGTGCGGCAGCCCAAGTTGCGTTTGGGACGCACGGCTTTTGAATTGTTGCTGGGCTTGCTCAAAGGGGAGGTGGTGCAGTCGGTGCGGCTGCCGGCCCAGGTCATCGTGCGGCAAAGCACGGCGCCTCCCCCGGCGCCGGCCGGCGAATCTTCCATCTCCCCGGCGTCCTGAACTCAGGCCGGGATCGTGGCCGCTACTTCCGCTCCTTCCACAAGTAGGCCCGCCGGGAATTCTCCATCGCCACCAGCCGCAGCGTTTCGGGGCCTTTCTCGCCGAAGTATTTTTCAATAAGCCCGATCACGATGTCGTAGGGGGCGAACAGCTCACTGACAGGATAATTGCTGCCGAAGATCAGCCGGTTGATGCCAAAAATCTCCGTGGCGGCATCCAGTACCGGCCGGTAGTAGTCCAGCTCGCGCGGGGCGCGAAAATCATCGCGGCGTGTGCCCTCGACCAGCCCCGAGACCTTGAGAAAAACCCGCTCATGCTCCGCCACCGCTTTCATGGCGTCCACCCACTGGGCCGGCGGGGCCTTCCCGTCAATGGTGAGGTTGGCCAGGTGATTGATGACGATGCGCAGGCGGGGATTCTGTTTGGCCACCTGCGCGGCCGCCGGCAGTTGCGTGGGCAGGCAGTTGAAATCCAGCGTCAAATCGAAGTCCGCCAGCAAACCCAGCGCGCGCTCGGCGGATTTCTCCGTGGCCTTGGGCGAGGCGGCGCCGCGCACGCGGATGCCGCGGAAGAGGGGATTGCGGCTGAGCCGGCGCAGGTGTTTTTCAAATTCAGGATCTTCCAGAGCCAGCCGGCCCACAAAGCCCAGGATGAATTTATCCCGGGCGGCCTGCTCAAGCACCCAATCATTGTCGGCCAGCCATTCACTGGCTTCAACGACGATGGTGCCCGCCACGCGGTGTTTGGCTGACACTTTGCGCAGATGCGCCGGCAGCACGGGGCGGTAGAGGCGGCCCTCCTCGCGGGGCGGCCAAGGCACCCCCTGGGGACGGGTGGGGTCATAGATGTGGGTGTGGCAGTCCACAAAGGAAACTTTGGCCGGGGCGGATTTGGCGGCGGCCCAGCCGGGCGTGCTGGTGGCCAGCGCGGCGGTGGCCAGCGCGGTGGATTGCACAAAGTGGCGGCGATTCCAATTCATAAATCAATGCATTGCGCGAGCCTTTGATAAAAGAAATCCCTGCGTGGCACAAGCAAGAACGCAGACGGTCCCGGTAAAAACCGGGTCCTGGCGGCGGCCGCCATTCAAGCCCTCGCCTTGAGGGAGCGCAGACCCTCCTGGTGGGACACGGGCACGAGCAGGCGATCCATGCCCATCACCGCCAGCCCGGCGGCGCGATGCCGCGGCGCGGCAGTGCAGAGCACCTCGCCAAACCGCGCCCACATGGCGCCCCGCTCGATGGCCCGGCTGAGATATTCAATGACGGCGGGGGGCAGTTCGACCAGATGGCCGGGGAGCACCACCTGGCGCAGTCCCAGCACATTCAGCGCGCCGGCAATAACAGTGGCGGCGGCCTCCAAGGAATCAGCCAGCCATGCGGGCATGCCGTGCTGCTCGATCTCCGCCACCAGCTCCGCCCACGACGGGCTGCGGTGGGCGTGGCGTGCCTCGGCCAGACTCCGGAGCAAACCGGGGCGCGACACCAGCGTCTCCACGCAGCCACGGGCGCCGCAACCGCACAGGCGCTGGTTGCCGGCCACCGGGGTATGGCCCAGCTCGCCGCACAAGGGCAGGGGATTGTCATAGAGCTTGCCCTGTTTGACGATGGCGCCGCCGACCCCCTGGCCAAAGTCCACCAGGAGAAAGTTCTGCGCTTCAGGATGAGTGGCCAAGTGACCCAATGCCAGGGCGCGGATTTCCTGAATCATCAGGGCGGGCAGTTTGACCACCTGCTGCACCAGTTCCGGCAGGCTGACCTTTTCCGACCAGTGCAGATTGGGGGAAAACAACACCCGGCCGGCTTTTTCATCCACAATCCCCGGCACGCTGATGAGCGTTCCCCATAATCCGTGGAGAGAGAGTTTTTTGATGGTACGCGCCAGTTGTGCCTGCCAGGCCTGGGGAGAATCCGGGGTGGCGAAACGGTGGGTCCAGTTGTCCTCGCGCATGCGCAAGGGCAGGGCCGCGAGGCGGGTTTCGGCCACATCCAGCTCGATGGCCAGAAAACGTTGCTGCTCGTCGTTCAACCGCAGACGCCGCCCGGGCCGGCCCACTTTGGGGGCGGCTTCCTCCACGCCGTTGGGCAGGGCCGACTCATCGTCCTCGAGGAGCACGCCCAGCTCAAGCAGCTCGGAAGTGATTTTGCCGATGGTGGGCTGGCTTAGTCCGGCCACCTTGGCCAGTTCCGCGCGGCTGGCCTCACCCAGCCGCATCAAAGCCCCCAGCAGGGTGCGTTCGTTGGCCCGCCGCAGGGAGGCGGGTATGGCTGCCGTGCTGATTCCAACCATGATATCTATGCGGACTGCTCCAGAGGCTTGCGACCCAGGAGGCCATGAGCCATCTCGCTGCCTGCCTTTGCCCGGCGCACGCTTGCGCGGGTGCAGGCTGCAAGACCTACTGCGCTCAGTCCTTAAACCACTTTGCGCTCATTTGGCAAGTCGCATCTTTGCGGCAGGGCGCTGAAGGTGTTGGGCGCAGGGCCCGCGCGCAACGGTGGCACGGCCCCCCACGGCGCAGGCTGGCATTTCAGCACCGCGTGGGCGCGGCAGGGGACCTCCAGCTTGGCATAGAGCCGGCGGACGTAAGTCCGCACAGTGTTGATGCTGATGGCCAATTGATCCGCAATCTGTTTGTAGGGGTAACCCAGGGCCAGGTATTCAAGGATCTCTTTTTCCCGCGAGGAAAGCCGGGCCAGATGCCGGCTGGCCATTGTCTGACCCTGCACCCGTTGGATGAGCTGGCGTGCCACTGCGGCGGAGACAGGCGACAGGCCCCGCGCCAGTTGCTCCAACTTGCCCAGCAGGCTTGGCGGAGGTTCATGCCGCAACACATACCCGCAGGCGCCCTGGGCCATGGCCGCCACCAGCCGCTCCGGGTTTTCGTCCGGCGCCACCACCACCACGGCCGTTTCCGCGTGGGCCAGGCACAAGCGATTCACCTCCACCGGCCAGCCGGCCTCCCGCCAGTCCACATCCAGCAGCAGCAAATCGGAAGGGCTGTTTCGGCAGTGCGCGCACCATTGGGCGGCTGAAGCATAAACGCCTACGCAGTGAAACGAGGGCGATTCGTTGATCAGAGGAACCAGCCGGGCGCACCAGGCCGGATCGGCAGAGATGAGGGTGAGGGTGGTGGCCATGGCCGTTTCAAGCAGGGGTGGACGCGGGATGTGGCCCCCGGCGTCCCGGCGGCAGCCTGCGGCCGGGGCGTGCGGCGGTGTGCGGAGCGAAGCCGCTTGGGCGGGGGTGGCAATAATTTATTAACATAATTAAGTAATTAAAAATTCTTCCGTTTCTTGGCAAGCACTTTTTTTGGCTTTTGCGGTTGCCCCCCGCGGCCCCCCTGTGCCAGCCTTGCGCCATCCTCAAGACATGGAAGCCGTGAAGTACCTGGTACGCGGGGCGGATCAACGTGAATACGGGCCGGTGGAACTGCCGATGGTCCGGCAATGGCTGCAGGAGGGGCGGCTCAACGCGGCCAGTTTGGTGCGCCGTGCCGACAACCCCGAATGGCGGGCGGTGGGCACGATCCCGGAGCTTGCGGATGTGGTGATTCCCCCGCCGGTGATGGTGGCGCCCGCGGCGGTGGCCGCCGCCCCGCCAACCGCCGCGGCAGGGCCGCGCGTGAGCGGCCTGGCGGTTGGCTCCCTGGTGGCTGGGCTGTTAACGCCGTGCACGCTGGGTTTGTCCGGCTTGTTGGGCGTGGCGCTGGGGGTGGCGGCGTTGGTGAAGCTGCGGCGCGAGCCGGGCCGCTGGTGGGGGCGCGGGCTGGCGGTGGCGGGGCTGGCCGTATCGCTCGCCCTGGGGCTGGTGATGCTGATCTTCCTGTTGGCGGTGGGGCTGCCGAATCTCTACCGGGCGCGCGAAACCGCCCAGCGCAATGCCTGTCTCAACCATTTGCGGCAGATTGATGCGGCCAAGGAGCAGTGGGTGCGCGAAAACAAGCAGCGGGGAGCCGAGGCGCCCACGTGGGAGGACCTGGTGGGGCCGGGCAAATTTTTTCAGGAGAAACCCGTTTGCCCTGCCGGCGGCACCTACACGATTGGGGACATGATGACCGAGCCGACGTGCTCGATCCCCACACACACCCTGCGATACCCCATCACGCGCCGCCCGCCGCGTTAAGCCCGGCGCGAAGAGTTGGCGTTCACAGCGTCGGCGCCGATGGCCTGTGGATGGCGGCGGCCGTTGGGACCTTCAGCGGCGGCTTTGGCCTCCAACAGCTTCTTGTATTCCGCCAGCGCGAGCAGCGGCCAGTTGTTCCGGTACATGTCGTATTTCAGGTAGAACACCTGGGGGAAACCGGTGCCGGTGGTCTCGTCCTCCGACCACGAGCCGTCCGGGTTCTGGGTGCGGATCAGATATTCGACGCCGCGGCGGATGCTGGGGCGGTCGGGGTCGCCGAAGGCCAGCAAACCCATCAAGGCCCAGGCGGTTTGGGAGGCCGTGCTCGGGCCCTGGCCTTTGAAGACCGGGTCATCGTAAGTGTTGCAGCGTTCCCCCCAGCCGCCGTCTTCGTGTTGCACGCTTTCGAGCCAGTCCCGGGCGCGCAAGAGCCAGGGCTCGTGCATGGGATAGTTCAGGGCGGAGAGCCCGCGGAGGGTCTGCCACGTGCCGTAAATGTAATTCACGCCCCATCGCCCAAACCAGGAGCCGTCCGGCTGCTGCTCCTTCCGGAGATATTCGAGCGCGTGTTGCACCTGGGGATCGGTGAGCGGGGTGCCCACCTTGCCCATGACTTCCAGGATGCGGGCGGTGATGTCGGCGCATTCCGGGTCCAACATGGCGTTGTGATCCGCAAAGGGCACCTTGGTGAGCACGCTCTTGGTGCAATCCTTGTCAAAGGCGGCCCAGCCGCCGTCTTTGCACTGGAAGGAGAGCATCCACTTGTACCCGCGCTGAAAGACTTCATCCCGGCGGCGGGGGTCATCGGTGGGAACCAGGCGCAGGCCCAGCAGGACCATGGCGGTGTCGTCCACGTCCGGATTCCATTTGTTGTTGAACTCAAAGACCCAGCCGCTGGGTTCGACGGGCGCGGGGTTTTTATGCACCCAGTCCCCCCGGAAGCGGATTTCGCGATCCATGAGCCAGCGGGTGGCGGCCACCAGTTGGGGATGATCGGCGGGCACGCCGGACTCGCGCAAGGCGATGAGCGTGATGGCCGTGTCCCACACAGGCGAAAGACATGGCTCGATGCGCACGGTGTCTTTTTCTTCGTGCTCCAGCTTTTTCAGCTCCCGCTCCGCGCGCACCACTTCCGGATGGTCATCGGGGTAGCCCAGCGCCTTGAGGGCGATGAGCGAGTTGAGCATGGCCGGAAAGATGGCGGCCAGCCCGTCACTGCCTTCGAAGCGCTCGAGCATCCATTTCTCGGCGCGTTTGAGCGCCGTGCGCCGGAAGGGATGGATGCCGGCCCGCGCCCACAGCTCGGCAAACTTGTGCAGTTTGTCGAGCCACAGGAAGAAATTGCGCCAGGTGAACCATTTGGGATCGGGGGCCAAAGCCAACTGATGCTCCTGGTAGCCGTCCGGGTAAAGCTCGTCCAAATCCACCGGCGGGTTGGGCCGGCGGGTGGGCTTGAAATGATTGATGATGGCCAACGGCACGAGCATGGCGCGGGTCCAGTTGCTCATGTCGTGGAAGTTGACGTGAAACCATTTGCCCAGGAGGATGACCTCGCAGGGAATGGTGGGCACGTATTTCCACGGATACAACCCCAGCAGCGCCAGATAGAGTTTGGAAAACGTGTTCATGCGCGGCACGCCGCCGAGGTTTTTGGCAACTTCGCGCGCTTTGAGCATGCGGGGATCAGTGATGGGCACGCCGGCCAGTTTCAAGGCCAGGTAGGCCTTGATGGTGGCGTTCACCTCCGAGGGGCCGCCGTAATAGATGTTCCAGCCGCCCTCGGGCAGTTGCAGCGAAAAGATGTGGTTGACCGCCTTGCGCTGCCACTCCGGGTCCACTTTGCCATTCCAATGGTGGTAGGCCACCATGTCCGCCACCAGGGTGACGTCCACAATCAACTCACCAATCCAATAGCAACCGTCCCGCTGCTGGCTCAGCAGGTATTGTTGCGAACGCGCCATGGCTTGCTCCAGCGCGTTTACTGACCGGTATGCTTGGGATGCCTCCCGGAGGGCGGTCTGTTTCCCTTCCGCAGTCGTATTCCGCGACATGGCGTTAAATGTGCGTGCGGGCTGCCGGTCTGTAAAGTGTTTTTGCACACCTTTTCCGGCGCGGCGCAACCGGCGGGACCCTGAACCGGCGGGGCTGACGGCCCCGGTCAGCCCTGGCTGGCGTAGTAGGCGTCCACCTTGGCGGCCACGTCCTTGTAGCCGATGTCCGCCTCGTAGATGAGCTTGAACTGCTCGATGGCCTCCTCCTTCTTGCCCATTTTCTCGAGCACGCAACCCAGGGCGTACAGCAGCTCCTTCTTTTCGTCGTCGAAGGTCACTTTTTCCTTGAGGGCCTCCTGGAATTTGCGGGCGGCCAGGTCATTCATGCCGCGGCGGGCGAAGCACTGGGCCAGATAACTCATGGCCGCAATGCGGCGGGCGGGATTGTTTTGCGCTTTCTGAAACTCCTGGATGGCCTCGCTGATCTTGCCCGCGTTGAAGTAGAGCACGCCCAGCTCGAAGCGGAGCTGCAGGTCGGTGGGATATTTCTCCACCCGCTGGCGGGCATCGTTCAACTGAAACTCCTGTTTCTGGGCCTGAAGCTGCGCGATCTGCTGCGCCTGCTCCGGGATGTTCGGATCCAGCGATTCGATGAGATAATCAAACCGTTTCAGGTTGGTGTCCGCGATGGCCTTTTCCAGCGAGGGATCCGCCCCGCCTTCGGAATTGCGGATGCGCTCGTAGTATTCGAGGGCCTTGTCGTAATCCTTCTTCTGCGCATGCAGCTCGGCCAGATCGCGCAGCACTTTCAGATTGTTGGGCTCGCGCGCCAGGCGCTCCTCTTTTTCCCGGATGAGCTGCGTGGTGACATCTTCGGTTTTCACCTGCCGGCTTTCCTGCTCCAGGGCCACGGCTTCCTCCTTGTCTTTGAGGACGTCGCGGTAACTGCCCTGACCATCGGCCAGCGCGCCAAAGCCCGTTTCATCCAGGGTGCGCCGGGCGGAGAGATTTTTGTAGGCCTGGGCCACTTCCGCATCGTTGGGGTTGGCCTTCAGCATTTCGCTGTAGATGGCCTCCGCCTTGGCGATCTGATGGATGCGCTGGTAGGCCTCGGCCAGTTGCAGGCGCAGGGCGCGGTCTTTGGGCGAGGCCTTGGCGAGAATTTCCAGCGACAAGATGGCGGTGCGCGGAAAATCCGCCGCCAGGGCGGCCTCGGCCAGCACGCGGTGGGCGGCGGAATTATGCGGGTCGTTGTTCAAGATTTGTTCGGCAATGGCGATGGCTTCGATGGGGTCTTTGCGCATGGCCAATTGGGCTTTGGCCACCAGCGGTTGCGAGCTGGCGGCGCCGATCACCTTCTTGAACAGCCCCGCTTTGGCCCCCGCTTTCTTGAACTGGGCGGCCCGCAGCAGCTCGCGGCACTCGTAGAAACCGGGTTCGCGGGCCAGGACCTGCTCGAAATGAATGAACGCGTAATCCAGGATGTTGCGTTGCAGGGCAACCTTGCCCTTCTCAAAAATCTCGCGCACTGCCGGCGGGATTTCATTGATGGTTTTCTCAGGCATAACAACTCAGGTCCCACTTTGCTTTGCAGGCTTGCATTATTCCACATCAAAGCCGCCGGCCGGGCAAGTCCTGATTTACGCGGGCGGGCCGGCGCTGCCGGTGCTGGCGCCGCGGTTTTGCAGCACGGCCTCCGTCATGGTGTTGATGTTTTGCAGGACGCGCCGGGCGGTTTCGGGATCGGCAATCTTCAGGCCAAAATGCTTGTCAAGCATGACCACCAACTGCAGGGCGTCCACGCTGTCCAGCCCCAGGCTGTTGGGG belongs to Verrucomicrobiia bacterium and includes:
- a CDS encoding tetratricopeptide repeat protein, whose product is MPEKTINEIPPAVREIFEKGKVALQRNILDYAFIHFEQVLAREPGFYECRELLRAAQFKKAGAKAGLFKKVIGAASSQPLVAKAQLAMRKDPIEAIAIAEQILNNDPHNSAAHRVLAEAALAADFPRTAILSLEILAKASPKDRALRLQLAEAYQRIHQIAKAEAIYSEMLKANPNDAEVAQAYKNLSARRTLDETGFGALADGQGSYRDVLKDKEEAVALEQESRQVKTEDVTTQLIREKEERLAREPNNLKVLRDLAELHAQKKDYDKALEYYERIRNSEGGADPSLEKAIADTNLKRFDYLIESLDPNIPEQAQQIAQLQAQKQEFQLNDARQRVEKYPTDLQLRFELGVLYFNAGKISEAIQEFQKAQNNPARRIAAMSYLAQCFARRGMNDLAARKFQEALKEKVTFDDEKKELLYALGCVLEKMGKKEEAIEQFKLIYEADIGYKDVAAKVDAYYASQG
- a CDS encoding NAD(+)/NADH kinase; its protein translation is MKTNPHKIQRVGLLANPDKPNCRAVLHKAERWLRQAGREVLTESGTRRLARLHGECVPTPAELAHACDLLLVFGGDGTMLRAARDVGGAPTPILGVNVGGLGFLTTVSSQGLEAALERVLAGEFDLDVRPLIKATAMHEGRPVAYRALNDFVISRSGGSRLVELEVYVNGEELTRYRCDGLVISSPTGSTAYSLAAGGAIVHPAAQAFALTPICPHTLSNRSVILSLHDVIKVVSLTALPQVMLAADGEPALTLPVGAAVEITRSRRSVRLVRLHGANFFNTLRCKLGWSGAHV
- a CDS encoding ROK family protein, with product MVGISTAAIPASLRRANERTLLGALMRLGEASRAELAKVAGLSQPTIGKITSELLELGVLLEDDESALPNGVEEAAPKVGRPGRRLRLNDEQQRFLAIELDVAETRLAALPLRMREDNWTHRFATPDSPQAWQAQLARTIKKLSLHGLWGTLISVPGIVDEKAGRVLFSPNLHWSEKVSLPELVQQVVKLPALMIQEIRALALGHLATHPEAQNFLLVDFGQGVGGAIVKQGKLYDNPLPLCGELGHTPVAGNQRLCGCGARGCVETLVSRPGLLRSLAEARHAHRSPSWAELVAEIEQHGMPAWLADSLEAAATVIAGALNVLGLRQVVLPGHLVELPPAVIEYLSRAIERGAMWARFGEVLCTAAPRHRAAGLAVMGMDRLLVPVSHQEGLRSLKARA
- a CDS encoding GYF domain-containing protein, coding for MEAVKYLVRGADQREYGPVELPMVRQWLQEGRLNAASLVRRADNPEWRAVGTIPELADVVIPPPVMVAPAAVAAAPPTAAAGPRVSGLAVGSLVAGLLTPCTLGLSGLLGVALGVAALVKLRREPGRWWGRGLAVAGLAVSLALGLVMLIFLLAVGLPNLYRARETAQRNACLNHLRQIDAAKEQWVRENKQRGAEAPTWEDLVGPGKFFQEKPVCPAGGTYTIGDMMTEPTCSIPTHTLRYPITRRPPR
- a CDS encoding TlyA family RNA methyltransferase, with translation MATRGSIRLDVALVARGLAPSREKAQRLILAGQVRVGGHKAAKPSQPVRENDVVEVVEREKYVSRGGLKLEHALHYFGVEVAGRVAVDLGASTGGFTDCLLQHGAARVYAVDVGTGQLAWKLRQDARVVVREGTNARYLQPADLGPEFAGADLVVIDCSFISLRKILPAAVRVARAGAGILALVKPQFEAGKAEADRGAGVIRDPAIHERVLRELADFVAGQGNLRWRGLTESPILGPAGNKEFWVWLENESAQNPTGGAAGQPG
- a CDS encoding amidohydrolase family protein translates to MNWNRRHFVQSTALATAALATSTPGWAAAKSAPAKVSFVDCHTHIYDPTRPQGVPWPPREEGRLYRPVLPAHLRKVSAKHRVAGTIVVEASEWLADNDWVLEQAARDKFILGFVGRLALEDPEFEKHLRRLSRNPLFRGIRVRGAASPKATEKSAERALGLLADFDLTLDFNCLPTQLPAAAQVAKQNPRLRIVINHLANLTIDGKAPPAQWVDAMKAVAEHERVFLKVSGLVEGTRRDDFRAPRELDYYRPVLDAATEIFGINRLIFGSNYPVSELFAPYDIVIGLIEKYFGEKGPETLRLVAMENSRRAYLWKERK
- a CDS encoding response regulator transcription factor; amino-acid sequence: MATTLTLISADPAWCARLVPLINESPSFHCVGVYASAAQWCAHCRNSPSDLLLLDVDWREAGWPVEVNRLCLAHAETAVVVVAPDENPERLVAAMAQGACGYVLRHEPPPSLLGKLEQLARGLSPVSAAVARQLIQRVQGQTMASRHLARLSSREKEILEYLALGYPYKQIADQLAISINTVRTYVRRLYAKLEVPCRAHAVLKCQPAPWGAVPPLRAGPAPNTFSALPQRCDLPNERKVV
- a CDS encoding LacI family transcriptional regulator, with protein sequence MVRLKDIAARAGVTVMTVSKVMHDAPDVSAATKARIRALAEEMGYMPNAMARGLRSRRTRLLGVVISAVTNPMFGRVLLALEEQAHAHGYDLLLAHTLNDPAREEQVIRRMLSRHVEGLLISPVYRLQPTAPIYEELRRRNVKTVLLGHRAPFCEHLVAVETADFEASRQLTAHLLELGHRRIAYLAGPVISPGNRERLEGHRTALREAGIEPDDRLVFHAGATIEEGEQAAAQLAQEAVRPTALMAVNDLVAIGAARFLLSQGWQIPQDISVAGFGNVLLAEHFRVPLTTVRQPKLRLGRTAFELLLGLLKGEVVQSVRLPAQVIVRQSTAPPPAPAGESSISPAS
- the shc gene encoding squalene--hopene cyclase, which translates into the protein MEQAMARSQQYLLSQQRDGCYWIGELIVDVTLVADMVAYHHWNGKVDPEWQRKAVNHIFSLQLPEGGWNIYYGGPSEVNATIKAYLALKLAGVPITDPRMLKAREVAKNLGGVPRMNTFSKLYLALLGLYPWKYVPTIPCEVILLGKWFHVNFHDMSNWTRAMLVPLAIINHFKPTRRPNPPVDLDELYPDGYQEHQLALAPDPKWFTWRNFFLWLDKLHKFAELWARAGIHPFRRTALKRAEKWMLERFEGSDGLAAIFPAMLNSLIALKALGYPDDHPEVVRAERELKKLEHEEKDTVRIEPCLSPVWDTAITLIALRESGVPADHPQLVAATRWLMDREIRFRGDWVHKNPAPVEPSGWVFEFNNKWNPDVDDTAMVLLGLRLVPTDDPRRRDEVFQRGYKWMLSFQCKDGGWAAFDKDCTKSVLTKVPFADHNAMLDPECADITARILEVMGKVGTPLTDPQVQHALEYLRKEQQPDGSWFGRWGVNYIYGTWQTLRGLSALNYPMHEPWLLRARDWLESVQHEDGGWGERCNTYDDPVFKGQGPSTASQTAWALMGLLAFGDPDRPSIRRGVEYLIRTQNPDGSWSEDETTGTGFPQVFYLKYDMYRNNWPLLALAEYKKLLEAKAAAEGPNGRRHPQAIGADAVNANSSRRA
- a CDS encoding acyl carrier protein; the encoded protein is MDTQAIKAQIKQLMVENLMLQVAAGDIGDDQALFGPNSLGLDSVDALQLVVMLDKHFGLKIADPETARRVLQNINTMTEAVLQNRGASTGSAGPPA